A single genomic interval of Anopheles marshallii chromosome 2, idAnoMarsDA_429_01, whole genome shotgun sequence harbors:
- the LOC128708337 gene encoding zinc finger protein egl-43-like: protein MSGGLENMHLENVCRLCLTDASEAGDMFPIFPVRGGNPYSPTSVVNRILQCTSLRLEQTEGVPATICELCSVRLEDWHAFREQCVGSDEYLRVTLRHAFYPDEGQTSHSASSNPAIPVLPPNGNHLSKSSPIYTDSMSTKPSPVGRNVSMTPPPPVSSRLTLAKRRQSTFELPVSDGRGNTTDQKILVEVLGVCNDTGKRPSVPTFDGMNGQQDKPNGFSTLDNTMLEQASWSREYCARINNLMVKVNGPRPFKCKVCRRMFNNRTNMRRHIKVLHSDEVFEGESPPPECYGYTDQVDQSQQDMSRPPVKKKRKSTDPPIVGPYKCEVCPRSFKMPAHLAVHRKTHRQIEFDQSELSRAIEQQKQQMQQQQRERSSSAVSSEVDRTRKATTIEPCDVIQLSDDDEEEEAVGKTLQRTAFGAGDDLDDGFDEEEGSLKETSLLDADLRPDPSSLAIVQIGAEDNDGPEQSVTERHDEEEDEDIMVVQDVESKAPASKPKPGPSSTRAPPGPLSSKLKYSNQTASGTDGAKLHQKPLIAARPIEDLQRKQSSSHSTAVGPASKQKLATVGTPPTTEHQPSSSSTTTVHRCHLCRHTFPREDMLRDHQKSHQNDTPCAYRCGWCKKGFRYRQNYTLHLEKQTCRLINADPVRALQQQQQSQQQAGKCT, encoded by the exons ATGTCGGGTGGGTTGGAGAACATGCATCTCGAAAATGTTTGTCGCCTCTGTCTCACGGATGCTTCCGAGGCTGGGGACATGTTTCCGATCTTCCCGGTCCGCGGTGGAAATCCATACAGTCCTACGTCCGTGGTCAATCGGATACTTCAGTGTACATCTTTGAGG CTCGAACAAACCGAAGGCGTACCGGCGACAATATGCGAGCTGTGCAGCGTCCGGCTGGAAGATTGGCATGCGTTCCGCGAACAGTGCGTCGGTTCGGACGAATATCTGCGGGTCACACTGCGTCACGCATTCTATCCCGACGAAGGCCAAACATCACATTCTGCCAGCTCGAACCCAGCCATCCCTGTGCTCCCGCCTAATGGGAATCATTTGAGCAAGTCCTCACCTATCTACACAGACAGCATGTCGACAAAACCATCGCCCGTCGGTAGAAACGTATCCatgacacctccaccgccggTCTCGTCGCGATTGACTTTGGCCAAACGACGACAGAGCACATTCGAATTGCCCGTTTCTGACGGCAGGGGTAACACTACGGACCAGAAGATTCTCGTCGAGGTGCTCGGCGTTTGCAACGACACCGGAAAGCGACCATCGGTACCAACGTTCGATGGAATGAATGGGCAGCAGGACAAGCCGAATGGTTTCTCCACGCTGGACAACACCATGCTGGAGCAGGCAAGCTGGTCCAGAGAGTACTGCGCCCGGATTAACAATCTGATGGTAAAGGTGAACGGGCCACGGCCGTTCAAATGCAAGGTGTGCCGTAGAATGTTTAACAATCGTACGAATATGCGCCGCCACATCAAGGTACTGCACAGCGACGAAGTCTTCGAGGGTGAAAGCCCACCGCCCGAGTGCTATGGCTATACCGATCAGGTGGACCAATCGCAACAGGACATGTCACGGCCACCGGTGAAAAAGAAGCGCAAAAGTACCGACCCTCCGATCGTGGGTCCGTACAAGTGTGAGGTGTGTCCGAGATCGTTCAAAATGCCCGCCCATTTGGCGGTGCATCGCAAAACGCACCGTCAGATCGAGTTCGATCAGTCCGAGCTGTCCAGGGCGATCgagcagcagaagcaacagatgcagcagcaacaacgcGAACGATCGTCGTCGGCCGTTTCATCGGAGGTGGACCGAACGCGAAAGGCAACCACCATTGAACCGTGCGACGTAATACAGCTGTCGGACGATGACGAGGAGGAAGAGGCGGTGGGTAAGACGTTACAACGCACAGCGTTTGGTGCGGGCGATGATTTGGACGATGGGTTCGATGAGGAGGAAGGTAGCCTAAAGGAAACAAGCTTACTGGATGCTGATTTGCGGCCCGATCCTTCGTCGCTCGCGATCGTTCAGATCGGTGCCGAAGACAACGATGGTCCGGAACAGTCGGTGACGGAAAGGCACGATGAGGAGGAAGATGAGGACATCATGGTGGTACAGGATGTGGAAAGCAAAGCGCCAGCGAGCAAACCGAAACCCGGCCCATCATCGACCCGTGCTCCACCAGGACCACTCTCGTCGAAGCTAAAGTACAGCAACCAGACAGCAAGCGGTACCGACGGTGCAAAGCTACACCAAAAGCCACTGATTGCTGCCCGGCCAATAGAGGATCTTCAACGAAAGCAAAGTTCCTCGCACTCTACTGCGGTAGGTCCTGCTAGTAAACAGAAGCTGGCAACAGTTGGTACTCCTCCAACGACCGAACACCAACCGTCATCCTCCTCAACAACGACCGTACATCGTTGTCACCTGTGCCGGCACACGTTCCCACGGGAGGATATGCTCCGGGATCACCAGAAATCGCACCAGAACGATACACCGTGTGCGTATCGGTGCGGCTGGTGCAAGAAAGGGTTCCGCTATCGGCAGAACTACACCTTACATCTCGAGAAACAAACCTGCCGGCTTATAAACGCGGACCCAGTACGtgcgctgcagcagcaacagcagtcgcAGCAACAGGCGGGCAAATGTACTTAA